The following nucleotide sequence is from Agromyces sp. SYSU T00194.
AACGACCAGGCGTCGTCCGAGCCCGACATGTACGTCACCGACGGCGAGATGGCGACCCGGGACGGCGACATGATGGCTCCCGGCGACGACATGATGGCCGAGGAGTTCGCCGAGGAATCCGCGGGCGGCGCCGACGCCGTCGCATCCGACCGGGCCATGATCACGCAGGGCTCGCTCTCGATCACCGTGGACGACCCGATCGCCGCGGCGCAGCAGGCGACCGGCATCGTGACCGCCGCCGGCGGCCGCGTCGACAGCCGCAACGAGTACCCCGAGGCCGACGACCGTCGGGCGAGCGCCTCGCTCGTGCTGCGCATCCCGTCGGAGCGCGTCGACGCGACGATCACCGAACTCAAGGACCTCGGCACGGTCAACACCGTCTCGATCGGCTCCACCGACGTCGACATGCAGGTCGACGACCTCGACGCGCGCATCGGCGCACTCCAGACGTCGGTGAACCGCCTCACGCAGCTCCTCGCCGAGGCCGACGACATCTCCGACCTGATCACGATCGAGTCCGAGCTCACCACGCGCCAGGCGCAGCTCGACTCGCTCGTCAGCCAGCGCGCGGCGCTCGGCGACCGCGTCGCCTACGCCACGGTGTACCTCGAGCTCTACGCGCCGGGCATCGTCGCGCCGGCCGAGCCCGACACCTTCTGGGACGGCGTGGTCGCGGGCTGGAACGCGCTCTGGGGCTTCCTCGGCGGCCTCATGGTCGCGCTGGGCGTGCTCGCGCCGTGGCTGCTGTTCCTCGCCGTCATCGCGGCGATCGTGGTGGCGATCGTGGTCGTCTCGGTGCGTGCCGGACGGAAGCCGCAGCGAGCGCGGGCAGCGGATGCCCCGCAGGCACCGGATGCCCCGCAGGCGCCTCCGGCGGACGGCGGTGACGACTCCCGGCAGGCGTAGTCTGGCGGCGTGACCCCCACCGTCGACGACGTCCTGACCGACGAGTTGCTCACCCGCATCCGCGACCGCGCGGACGGGTACGACCGCGAGAACCGGTTCTTCGACGAGGACCTCGCCGAGCTCCGGGCCGCCGGGTACCTGCGGGCCCTCGTGCCCGAGGCACAGGGCGGGCTCGGCTGGAGCCTCGCCGACGCGGTCCGCGCCCAGTCGCGCCTCGCCGGAGCGGCGCCCGCGACCGCGCTCGGCGTGAACATGCACCTGGTCTGGACGGCGGTGGCGAAGATCCTCGCCGATCGCGGCGACGACGTGCTCGCGTTCCTCCAGCGGGAGGCCGCCGCCGACGAGGTCTTCGCGTTCGGCATCAGCGAGGGCGGCAACGACCTCATGCTGTTCGGGTCGCGTTCCGAGGCCCGGCCGCAGGACGACGGCGGCTATCGGTTCCACGGCCGCAAGATCTTCACGTCGCTGTCACCCGCGTGGACGCGCCTCGGCACGATGGCGCTCGACACCCGGTCGGCCGACGGCCCGAAGATCGTCTACGCGTTCATCGATCGCGAGGACCCCGACGTGTCGAGCCTCGACGACTGGGACACGATCGGCATGCGCGCCAGCCAGAGCCGCACGACGGTGCTCGACGGCGCGTACGCTCCGGCCGACCGGGTGGTGCGCCGGCTCGACCCGGGCCCGAACGCCGACCCGTTCGTGTTCGGCATCTTCGCGGCGTTCGAGCTGCTGCTCGCGGCCGTCTACACGGGCATCGGGGCCCGCGCGCTCGACCTCGCGGTGGCGGCGGCCCACCGCCGCACCTCGATGAAGTTCGACGGCCGGCCGCTGGCGCACGATCCGGACATCCGCCATCGCGTGGCATCCGCCGCCATCGCCCAGGACGCGCTGGCCCCCCAGCTGGCGGCACTGGCGCACGACGTCGACGCGCTGGCCGACCACGGCCCGCTGTGGTTCCCGAAGCTGTCGGGCATGAAGGTGCGCGCGACCGAGACGGCACGGATCGTGGTCGACCAGGCGGTTCGCGTCGCGGGCGGATCGAGCTACTTCGCCGGCAACGAGCTCGGCCGGCTCTCGCGCGACGTCGTCGCGGGCATCTTCCATCCGTCCGACGACGAGTCGGCGCACGCGACGGTGGCCAACGCCTGGCTCGGCCCGCTGCCCTCCTAGGCGCCGCCGCGCGGCCGACCGCTCGCTAGACTCGGGACGACCGCGCCCGCCGCGGCGGACCGACGACTCGAAGCTGAGAGGCCCCACCCATGAACGTGTTCGCATTCGTCATCGCCATGCTGCTCTTCCTGCTGGGCATGCTGGCGTTCGGCATGGCGTTCGTCGCCACCGGGTTCCAGGCCTTCGTCTTCGGCGGCGGCATCCTGCTCATCGCCCTCTCGCTGGCGATCCCCTTCCACCTGCTGGGTCGCGCAGACGGCGCCTGATGCACCGGTCGTGCAGCGCCTCGAGCCCCTCCCGCGCGGCTAGAGTCATATCGTGGGCGTGAGAATCGAGAAGGTCGACCTGCCGGGCATCGGTGTCCGGCACGACCTCGTGACCGAGGCGGGGCGGCGCATCAGCATCGTCTCGCTGCGCGACGGCGAGCACGACCTGGGCGTGTTCGACCGCGATGACCCCGACACGTGCCGCGACACGGTGGCCCTGAGCGATGACGAGGCGTCGGCGCTGGCCGACCTGCTGGGCGCTTCGGTGATGATGTCCCGCCTCACGAGCTTCGCCGACGGATCGACGGGCGTGTTCACCGAGCAGCTCGAGCTGCCGACCGACTCGCCCTACCTGAACGAGAAGCTCGGCGCGACCCAGATGCGCACCCGCACTGGTGTCTCGATCGTGGCGATCGTCCGCGACGGCACCGTGGTGCCCTCGCCGACGCCGGCAGAGGTGCTGCGGGCACGCGACGTGATCGTCGCCGTCGGCACGCGCGAGGGCCTCGACGCGGCATCCCGCCTCATCGCTCACGGTCCCGGCTGATTCGGGGGCGCCGATGCACGAGACCACGCTGATCCTCATCGAGGTCGGCGCGCTCCTGCTCGGCATGAGCCTGCTCGGGCGGCTGGCGATGCGCATCGGCATCAGCCCCATCCCGCTCTACCTGCTCGTCGGCCTGCTCTTCGGCGAGGGCGGGTTGCTGCCGCTCGAGGCGAGCGAGGAGTTCTTCCAGATCGGCGCCGAGATCGGTGTGATCCTGCTGCTGACGCTGCTCGGCCTCGAGTACACGGCGGAGGAGCTGTTCACCAACCTGCGCCAGTCGAAGTACGCGGGGCTCCTCGACGCCGTGCTGAACGCGACGCCGGGCGCGGTCTGCGCACTCCTGCTCGGCTGGAGCCCGGTCGCGGCGGTCGCGCTCGCGGGCGTGACCTGGATCTCCTCGTCGGGCGTGATCGCGAAGCTCATGCGCGACCTCGGTCGCCTGAGCAACCGCGAGACCCCGACGATCCTCGCCATCCTCGTGATCGAGGACCTCGCGATGGCCTTCTACCTGCCCGTGCTCTCGGCGCTGGTGGTCGGGGTCAGCCTGCTCGAGGGGGCCATCGCGGTCGCGGTCGCGGTGACGGTGGTCACGGTCATCCTCTACGTCGCGTTCCGCCACGGGCACGTCGTGTCGCGGTTCTTCTCCACCGAGCACGCGGAACCGCTGCTGCTCGGCGTGCTCGGGCTCACGATGCTCGTCGCGGGCCTCGCGGCACAGGTGAACGTCTCGGCGGCGGTCGGGGCGTTCCTCGTCGGCATCGCGCTCTCGGGGCGCGTCGCCCACTCGGCCTCGCAGCTGCTCACGCCCCTGCGCGACCTGTTCGCGGCGATCTTCTTCGTCTTCTTCGGCCTCGCGACCGATTCGAGCGAGCTGCTGCGGATGCTCCTGCCGGCCACGCTGCTCGCCGTCGCGACCATGGCCACCAAGACCCTGACCGGCTACCTGGCCGCCAAGCGCGCGGGCATCGGCCCGCTGGGGCGCTGGCGCGCCGGGTTCTCACTGACCCCGCGCGGGGAGTTCTCGATCGTGATCGCCGGGCTCGCGATCTCCGCGGGTGTGGCACCCGACATCGCACCGCTCGCGACGGCGTACGTGCTGATCACGGTGATCGGCGGCACGATGCTCGCCCGCCTGCCCGACGCGAACTGGTTCCGCACGCTGGTGCGCGCCGGAGCCTCGCGGGCGGCGGCGCGATAGCGTTCGACTCAGCCGGCGGCGGGCTGCTCGGCGAGCAGCTCGCGCACGCGCGGCACGACCGCCGTGCCGTAGCGCTCGATCGAGCCCATCATGAGCTCGTGCGGCAGCGTGCCGTTGGAGTACTTCAGGTCGAACCGGGCCGCGCCGATGGCGCGCACGGCGGCGGCGATCTTCTGCGCGACGGTCTCGGGGCTGCCCACGTAGAGCGCGCCGTGCGGGCCGGCCTCCTGCTCGAAGTGCTCGCGGGTGATCGGTCCCCAGCCGCGCTCGCGCCCGATGCGTCCCATGATCGCCGCGTAGTGCGGCCAGAGCTCGTCGCGCGCCTGCGCATCGTCGTCGCCGACGTAGCCGGGCGAGTGGACGGCGACGGGCAGCTCGGGCCGGCCGAACTGGCCGAGGGCCTTGCGGTAGAGGTCGGCGAGGGGTGCGAAGCGCGCGGGCGACCCGCCGATGATCGCGAGCACGAGCGGCAGGCCGTAGTGGGCGGCGCGCACGACCGACTCGGGGCTGCCGCCGACGCCGATCCAGGTGCGCAGCGGCGCGTGCTCCACGTGCGGGTAGACCGTGATGCCGTCGATCGACGGGCGGAGCGTGCCCTCCCACGTCACCGGTTCCTGCGCGAGCAGGGTCGTGAACAGCTCCACCTTCTCCTCGAAGAGGGCTTGGTACTGGCCGAGGTCGTAGCCGAACAGGGGGAACGACTCCGTGAACGAGCCGCGCCCGAGAATGACCTCGGCCCGCCCGCCGGTGAGCCCGTCGAGGGTGGCGAAGCGCTGGAACACGCGCACCGGGTCGTCGGAGCTCAGCACCGTGACGGCGCTGCCGAGGTGGATGCGCTCGGTGCGCGCGCCGATCGCGGCGAGCACGACCTCCGGCGCCGAGACGGCGAAGTCCTCGCGGTGGTGCTCGCCGACGCCGATGAAGTCGAGGCCCACGCGGTCGGCCAACACGCCCTGCTCGACGACGTTGCGCAGCACCTCCGCCTGGCTGAGCGGCGTGCCCGCGGCATCCGTCGTCACGTCGCCGAACGTGTCGACCCCGAACTCGACCTGCGTGTCCATCGTGCTCCCCTCCGCCGCGCGGGCGTTCCATGCGTATGCATATGACGGGAACGCCGCCCGCCCCGCGTCGTATTCCATCGTGGCAGGCGGGAGCCCGGGAATCACGGCAGGCACTCCACACCGCGCGGCCGATCGCCTACCGTGGAGTCGGGGGCACTCGTGCGCGACATCGTCATCTTCGCTCCCTCGCCGCTGCTCACCGTCACGGTCGAGGAGGACGAGGGCACCGACATCCACCTGCATGCCGGCGGGCAGGGGGTCTGGCAGGCGCGGATGCTGCGGGAGCTGGGCTGCTCCGTCACCCTGTGCGCCGTGCTCACGGGCGAGGTGGGACGAGCGCTCGGACACCTGCTGGAGGACGAGGGCATCGAGGTCGACGCCGTGGTCCGCGAGGGCAGCGGCGCGGCCTACGTGCACGACCGCCGCGAGGGCACCCGCACCGTCGTCGCGGAGACCGGTGGCGACGCCATCGATCGGCACGAGCTCGACGAGCTCTACGGACGCACGCTCACCGCCGCGATCGACGCCCGCGTCGTGCTGCTGAGCGGACCGCACGGCGAGGGCGTGGTGCCCGACGACGTGTACCGGCGCCTCGCGGCCGACGTCCGCGCCACGGGCGGCACCGTCGTCGTCGACCTCGCCGGCGGCAGGCTCGACGCCGCGATCGCGGGCGGCGTCGCCGTCGCGAAGGTGAGCGAGGAGGAGCTCCTGCGCGACGACCGCATCCCCGGCACCGATCGCGACGCCCTCCTGCGGGCGATGCGCGAGCTGCACGCCGCGGGCGCCGAGCGGGTCATCGTGACGTGCGCGGAACGTCCGGCGCTCGTCCTCCGCGACGGCGCGATCGCCCGCGTGGAGGTGCCGCGCATGGAGGTCGTCGACGCGGCGGGCTCCGGCGACTCGTTCGTCGCCGCCACGGTCGCGGCCCTCGCCCGGG
It contains:
- a CDS encoding DUF4349 domain-containing protein is translated as MRRVVAAAAGILFTALALTGCSFAQNDQASSEPDMYVTDGEMATRDGDMMAPGDDMMAEEFAEESAGGADAVASDRAMITQGSLSITVDDPIAAAQQATGIVTAAGGRVDSRNEYPEADDRRASASLVLRIPSERVDATITELKDLGTVNTVSIGSTDVDMQVDDLDARIGALQTSVNRLTQLLAEADDISDLITIESELTTRQAQLDSLVSQRAALGDRVAYATVYLELYAPGIVAPAEPDTFWDGVVAGWNALWGFLGGLMVALGVLAPWLLFLAVIAAIVVAIVVVSVRAGRKPQRARAADAPQAPDAPQAPPADGGDDSRQA
- a CDS encoding acyl-CoA dehydrogenase family protein, which translates into the protein MTPTVDDVLTDELLTRIRDRADGYDRENRFFDEDLAELRAAGYLRALVPEAQGGLGWSLADAVRAQSRLAGAAPATALGVNMHLVWTAVAKILADRGDDVLAFLQREAAADEVFAFGISEGGNDLMLFGSRSEARPQDDGGYRFHGRKIFTSLSPAWTRLGTMALDTRSADGPKIVYAFIDREDPDVSSLDDWDTIGMRASQSRTTVLDGAYAPADRVVRRLDPGPNADPFVFGIFAAFELLLAAVYTGIGARALDLAVAAAHRRTSMKFDGRPLAHDPDIRHRVASAAIAQDALAPQLAALAHDVDALADHGPLWFPKLSGMKVRATETARIVVDQAVRVAGGSSYFAGNELGRLSRDVVAGIFHPSDDESAHATVANAWLGPLPS
- a CDS encoding TrkA C-terminal domain-containing protein, giving the protein MGVRIEKVDLPGIGVRHDLVTEAGRRISIVSLRDGEHDLGVFDRDDPDTCRDTVALSDDEASALADLLGASVMMSRLTSFADGSTGVFTEQLELPTDSPYLNEKLGATQMRTRTGVSIVAIVRDGTVVPSPTPAEVLRARDVIVAVGTREGLDAASRLIAHGPG
- a CDS encoding cation:proton antiporter, giving the protein MHETTLILIEVGALLLGMSLLGRLAMRIGISPIPLYLLVGLLFGEGGLLPLEASEEFFQIGAEIGVILLLTLLGLEYTAEELFTNLRQSKYAGLLDAVLNATPGAVCALLLGWSPVAAVALAGVTWISSSGVIAKLMRDLGRLSNRETPTILAILVIEDLAMAFYLPVLSALVVGVSLLEGAIAVAVAVTVVTVILYVAFRHGHVVSRFFSTEHAEPLLLGVLGLTMLVAGLAAQVNVSAAVGAFLVGIALSGRVAHSASQLLTPLRDLFAAIFFVFFGLATDSSELLRMLLPATLLAVATMATKTLTGYLAAKRAGIGPLGRWRAGFSLTPRGEFSIVIAGLAISAGVAPDIAPLATAYVLITVIGGTMLARLPDANWFRTLVRAGASRAAAR
- a CDS encoding LLM class flavin-dependent oxidoreductase — translated: MDTQVEFGVDTFGDVTTDAAGTPLSQAEVLRNVVEQGVLADRVGLDFIGVGEHHREDFAVSAPEVVLAAIGARTERIHLGSAVTVLSSDDPVRVFQRFATLDGLTGGRAEVILGRGSFTESFPLFGYDLGQYQALFEEKVELFTTLLAQEPVTWEGTLRPSIDGITVYPHVEHAPLRTWIGVGGSPESVVRAAHYGLPLVLAIIGGSPARFAPLADLYRKALGQFGRPELPVAVHSPGYVGDDDAQARDELWPHYAAIMGRIGRERGWGPITREHFEQEAGPHGALYVGSPETVAQKIAAAVRAIGAARFDLKYSNGTLPHELMMGSIERYGTAVVPRVRELLAEQPAAG
- a CDS encoding PfkB family carbohydrate kinase, which encodes MESGALVRDIVIFAPSPLLTVTVEEDEGTDIHLHAGGQGVWQARMLRELGCSVTLCAVLTGEVGRALGHLLEDEGIEVDAVVREGSGAAYVHDRREGTRTVVAETGGDAIDRHELDELYGRTLTAAIDARVVLLSGPHGEGVVPDDVYRRLAADVRATGGTVVVDLAGGRLDAAIAGGVAVAKVSEEELLRDDRIPGTDRDALLRAMRELHAAGAERVIVTCAERPALVLRDGAIARVEVPRMEVVDAAGSGDSFVAATVAALARGEEFDEAVALGAAAGAMNVTRHGLGTADAAAVRALRRRVRIAEFADIDEHAITTSPDELAAGVRDGA